Proteins from one Erythrolamprus reginae isolate rEryReg1 chromosome 6, rEryReg1.hap1, whole genome shotgun sequence genomic window:
- the PICK1 gene encoding PRKCA-binding protein, translating to MFADLEYDIEEDKLGIPTVPGTVTLKKDSQNLIGISIGGGAQYCPCLYIVQVFDNTPAVLDGTLAAGDEITGVNGKSVKGKTKMEVAKMIQVVKGEVTIHYNKLQPDPKQGKTLDIVLKKVKHRLVENMSSGTADALGLSRAILCNDGLVKRLEELERTAELYKGMTEHTKNLLRAFFELSHTHRAFGDVFSVIGVREPQPAANEAFVKFADAHRSIEKFGIHLLKTIKPMLTDLNTYLNKAIPDTRLTIKKYLDVKFEYLSYCLKVKEMDDEEHSCITMGEPLYRVGTGNYEYRLILRCRQEARSRFSKIRKDVLEKMELLDQKHVQDIVFQLQRFVSTLSKYYDDCYAVLREADVFPIEVDLARTTLSYGQKDVFTDGAEDEEEEEGGGSSSECNKKEEENEEKLIDDA from the exons ATGTTTGCAGACTTGGAATATGACATTGAGGAGGACAAGCt GGGGATTCCTACAGTACCTGGAACAGTGACCTTGAAGAAAGACTCTCAGAATCTGATTGGAATTAGTATAGGTGGAGGAGCCCAGTATTGCCCCTGCCTGTATATCGTCCAG GTATTTGACAATACCCCTGCAGTTCTTGATGGAACATTGGCAGCTGGTGATGAAATCACAGGTGTGAATGGAAAGTCAGTCAAAGGAAAAACCAAAATGGAAGTAGCCAAAATGATCCAGGTGGTGAAG GGGGAGGTGACCATTCATTACAACAAGCTCCAACCTGATCCAAAGCAGGGGAAAACTTTAGACATTG TACTAAAGAAAGTGAAGCACCGCCTAGTAGAAAACATGAGTTCAGGGACGGCAGATGCCCTGGGACTAAGTCGAGCTATCCTCTGCAATG ATGGCTTGGTAAAGCGATTAGAAGAGCTAGAGAGAACTGCAGAACTATATAAAG GGATGACAGAACATACCAAGAATCTTCTCAGAGCCTTCTTTGAACTGTCTCACACTCACAGAG CATTTGGTGATGTTTTTTCGGTTATTGGTGTACGGGAACCTCAGCCAGCGGCCAATGAAGCGTTTGTAAAATTTGCTGATGCTCATCGCAGTATTGAGAAATTTGGAATCCATCTTTTAAAAACCATTAAGCCG ATGTTGACTGATTTGAACACCTATCTGAACAAAGCAATTCCTGACACCAGGTTAACTATCAAGAAGTATTTGGATGTCAAGTTTGAGTATTTG TCGTATTGTCTAAAGGTGAAAGAGATGGATGATGAAGAACATAGCTGCATT ACCATGGGAGAACCACTCTACCGGGTTGGAACTGGGAACTATGAATATCGCTTAATCCTGCGCTGCCGCCAGGAGGCACGTTCACGTTTTTCCAAAATAAGGAAGGATGTGCTAGAAAAGATGGAGCTGCTAGACCAGAAACATG TGCAAGACATTGTATTCCAGCTCCAGCGTTTTGTGTCCACGCTTTCCAAGTACTACGATGACTGTTATGCTGTGCTAAGAGAAGCAGATGTTTTCCCAATTGAGGTGGACCTAGCACGCACCACACTGAGTTACGGCCAGAAGGATGTCTTCACGGATGGAgcagaagatgaggaggaagaggaaggcggTGGAAGTAGCAGCGAGTGCaataaaaaggaggaagagaacgaAGAGAAACTCATCGATGATGCTTGA